ATGAGCGGCCTCGAAACTGGCCTTTTTTGCTACTAATCCTGTTGGCGGCGTTTCAATCGATACTGATGGGCTTGCGCTTTGGCTACCATTTGCAATGGGCAGGCTTGGTCACACCACTGTTCGCATCTATTATGCCTGTGTTTGTCTACCGCGGCGCACTGCATTTTACCGGCTCGGTGCAAAAGCAAAGCTTGGGCGCGCTCATGCTGCATGCCCTGTCGCCAGTCATCATGCTGGTTTTGCTTGTGGTTCGCTTGCCGCAGTTCATCGACGGGACGATCATTCTGATCTTTATTATCTATGCGCTGCTCATCCTGCACAGAGTGTGGCGCGGCCCTGATGAGCTTCGCCTTGCCTCATTGGAAAGCGCAGGCTCGGCGCATCGTGCGCTTCTATATAGCGCATTCGTCCTGATTTTTTCAGCCAGTCTGGATACTCTCATCAGCATCAATGCTATCTTCTATGACGCGCAGTGGATGGCGCTGGCCGCCACAATGGGTAGCATCAGTACGCTTTTGTTTCTCTCCATTGCGGTCGCCGTTGCCAGTCGCAGTCGCGCATCCCCAGACTCGCTTCGCGGCTCGGACACCGCTTCGCAGGCGGATGAGAATGCAAGTTTCCAAGACGAGGAAGATGCAAAAACCATGGCCGCCATCGAGATGCTGATGACTGAAAAACAGATCTATCGCGATCTGGATCTCAACCTTGATCGTCTTGCAAGAAAGGCCGTCATTCCTTCGCGACAGATATCAGCAGCGATCAATCGAAGGACAGGCATGAATGTCTCGCAATATGTCAATGATTTTCGTATCGCAGAAGCCTGCGAACGACTTCTGGCTGACACTGCGCCTGTGACAACCATCATGTTGGACGTCGGATTTCAGACCAAGTCCAACTTCAACCGCGAATTCCGCCGCGTGACAGGCATGACGCCCTTGCAGTGGCGCAAGGCCCAGACCGAAGGCCCGCAGACGGACGAAGCATCCCCGTCAAGCCAGACTGAAAAGGACTAGATCGCGATTCAGTTCGTATCATTTCATGATTGAGGTCGCACTTCTGCGGTGCGGCGCCGATGTTGGCTGTGTCTAGTTCGCACACCAACCCCGGACCTCGATAGAATGAACATGATCACCGAACAGGAACGCAAAATCGCCCAGACGCTGCGCTCTCTCTCAGACGATGCTCCCGTCGATCATCCGACGAACAGAATGCAGCCCTCGGTGCGGCAGCTCTTTTCCCGCAAAAGGGTGTTTTTGCTATCAGCAGGCGCACTTCTCATCATTGGATCGGTCGTTTTGCTTGAACCCGATCTGCCCGCTGCTTTTCACAAAATGCTGGGCACACCTGCTGAAAAAACACTCACCCAAAAAGCGTTACAAACCAAGCCAGACTCCATGCTGGAGGGCAAGGTCAAAACCCTCCAGCCAGCGCTTCCAGTGGCAGTCCCTGCACAAGTGACGGGTTCGGGCTATGTGGTTGCGCCCGACAAAGTGACACTTTTTGCCCAATATGCGGGCCGAATTACAGAAGTCTCGGTCAAGCCGGGCGATAAAGTCACGTCTGGTCAAGCGCTTGTCACCCTTGATGATCTCGAACTCCGCCTCGCTGTGCAGCAAGCCATCGCGTCAAGAAAGGCAGCCGTGCTTGCCCTTGAAGCGGCACGCATCGCGTCTTCTGACAAGGACGCCACCTTCAAACGCCATATAGGGCTCAACAAACGCGGCATTGTCTCGGATACCGAGCTTCAAAAGGCAAAAGTTGCGGCCCTCAAAGCGAAGAACATGGTGGAACAGGCCCGTGTCGCCGCTGACAAGAGCGCACTCGACTTGCGTGACGCCGAGGCAAAGCGTGCCGACCTCACCATTCGCTCACCGATCTCAGGCACAGTGCTACAAGTCGCTGCGCATAAGGGCGATAGGGTGCCGGATTTTGCCGATGCCATTCGCTCCAATGGACTTGTCGCGATCGCCCGGTTTGACCAGTTGGTGATTGATGCCGATGTGGCAGAAAAGGCGTTGGGGGGCCTCACCTCCGGACTGGAGGGCGAAGCCACGCTTGACGCCTTTGCCGACCAGCCATTTGCCGTCGCAATCCAGCGCATAGCACCAGAGGTTAACAGTGCCAAGGGCACCGTCAGCCTTCGGCTAGTACCGAAAAACCCGCCCGTCGGCATCCGCCCAGGCATGGCGGCTCGCATTCGCATCATCCTGACCAAGCCTGACCCATCCTCCAATCAGCAACAAGGAACCCAACAGCCATGACTGGACATAACGGCTCAGACCCTTTTATCGCCCTTCGCAAGATTACCAAAGGCTACCGGACGGGCAAGGAACGCCTGACCATTTTCGACAAGATGGACCTGACCATTGAACGCGGTGAATTTGTCGCCGTGATGGGGCCATCCGGCTCGGGCAAGTCGACGCTTCTCAATCTACTTGCCGGGATCGACCGTCCCGATGAGGGCCAGATCCACGTCAATGGACAGCGGCTCGACCAAATGGGGGAAGCGGCTCGCTCCGGCTGGCGGGCGCATCAACTCGGCATCGTCTTCCAGTTCTACAATCTGCTGCCGATGCTCAATGCGGCGGGGAATGTTGAGTTGCCGTTGCTTTTGAAACCGTTGTCGGCGCGCGCAAGACGTGACCGGGTGGAAAAAGTGCTTGATCTCGTCGGCCTTAGCGGTCGGGGCAGGCAAAACCCTGCCTCCATGTCGGGAGGTCAACAGCAGCGTGTTGGCATCGCTCGCGCCATCGTTAGTGATCCCGCCTTGCTGCTATGCGATGAACCAACCGGGGATCTCGATCGCAAATCAGCCGACGAGGTGCTGGCGATGCTCGGGTTCCTGAACCGTGAGCTGGGCAAAACCATCATCATGGTCACCCATGATGGGGAGGCAGCAGCCAAGGCTGGCCGGACGCTGCATCTCGACAAGGGCGTCTTTGTCGACCAGATGGAGATGGCGTCATGACCTTTTTCAAACTTGCACGCAAAAGTGCCCTGCGCAAACCCGTGCGCAGCCTGTTGCTGATGCTGTCAGTGGGAATGGCCTTTCTGATCCATGGCGTCACGGCCAGTTTCATCAATGGCACCCAAGGCACAGAGGCAGCCAGTGATACGCTTCTGGGTGTGATGAGTGCAACAGGCCGAGCATTGCCGATGGCCTATTTGCCGCGCATTGAGGCGCTGGATGGTGTGGCTGCGGTCAGCCCCGTCATGCGACTGCGCGGTAGCATCGGAGATGCCCGCAATGTTGTTGCGGTGTCCGCTGGGGATCCGGAGAAGTTGATGGAGGTGAGTGGCAAGGAACTGGGCCTGACGCCCGCCTTGAGCGGGGCGCTTCAAACCGGGCGAGACAACGTGCTTGTTGGTCGGGCGCTGGCAACCGCGCAAGGCTGGAAGGTTGGTGACCGGCTGACCCTGAAGGCCTTTCGCGTCAAGCATAGCGGTGGAGATCGCGACTGGCACTTTGAGATTGCTGGCATTTTTGACGGTGCCAGTCCCAGCACCGACACCTATTTTATGATTGCCCACTATGACTATATCAATATGGGCCGAGAGCGAGGAGCAAACACGGCATCGACCTTTGCTCTCAAGCCAGCCAGCAATGTCACGCCGCAAAAGCTAGCAGCCCAGATTGATACGCTGTTCGCCAATTCTGCCGCTCCGACCCGCACCATGTCTGAAAAGCAGTTTTTGAGCGCCTTTCTCAGCCAATATGCCGATGTCAAACAAGTTGTGACGCTGGTGGTTGGAGCTTCGTTCATTACGCTGTTGATGATTGTCACCAACACCATGATTTTCGCCTTGCGCGAACGTCGTTTCGAGATCGGGGTGCTGAAAGTGCTCGGTCTTCGCTCATGGCATATTCTACTCATGGTTCTTGGCGAGGCTCTGTTTGTCTTTGTTATCGGCGGCCTCTTAGGCCTTGGCCTTGCGAAAGTCGCGAGCCTTGCGGCTCCTGCTGAGCTGGGGCTCGTGCTTGGCGTGTCCACAGCTCTTCAATCAGCAATCTTCATGGTGCTACTCGGTTTGATCGCCGGATTGTTGCCTGCCTTATTAGCCATGCGCACGCCAATTTTGTCCGCTTTTAAAATGAGGTAATATCCATGCAGTTTTTTATCAGACAATGTGTGGCGACGAGCCGCGCGACCCTTCTCAGTTTGCCGCGACG
Above is a genomic segment from Cohaesibacter intestini containing:
- a CDS encoding helix-turn-helix domain-containing protein, which translates into the protein MIFVPLSFVVTLPLLVLFVFMVWTNDERPRNWPFLLLILLAAFQSILMGLRFGYHLQWAGLVTPLFASIMPVFVYRGALHFTGSVQKQSLGALMLHALSPVIMLVLLVVRLPQFIDGTIILIFIIYALLILHRVWRGPDELRLASLESAGSAHRALLYSAFVLIFSASLDTLISINAIFYDAQWMALAATMGSISTLLFLSIAVAVASRSRASPDSLRGSDTASQADENASFQDEEDAKTMAAIEMLMTEKQIYRDLDLNLDRLARKAVIPSRQISAAINRRTGMNVSQYVNDFRIAEACERLLADTAPVTTIMLDVGFQTKSNFNREFRRVTGMTPLQWRKAQTEGPQTDEASPSSQTEKD
- a CDS encoding efflux RND transporter periplasmic adaptor subunit gives rise to the protein MNMITEQERKIAQTLRSLSDDAPVDHPTNRMQPSVRQLFSRKRVFLLSAGALLIIGSVVLLEPDLPAAFHKMLGTPAEKTLTQKALQTKPDSMLEGKVKTLQPALPVAVPAQVTGSGYVVAPDKVTLFAQYAGRITEVSVKPGDKVTSGQALVTLDDLELRLAVQQAIASRKAAVLALEAARIASSDKDATFKRHIGLNKRGIVSDTELQKAKVAALKAKNMVEQARVAADKSALDLRDAEAKRADLTIRSPISGTVLQVAAHKGDRVPDFADAIRSNGLVAIARFDQLVIDADVAEKALGGLTSGLEGEATLDAFADQPFAVAIQRIAPEVNSAKGTVSLRLVPKNPPVGIRPGMAARIRIILTKPDPSSNQQQGTQQP
- a CDS encoding ABC transporter ATP-binding protein; translated protein: MTGHNGSDPFIALRKITKGYRTGKERLTIFDKMDLTIERGEFVAVMGPSGSGKSTLLNLLAGIDRPDEGQIHVNGQRLDQMGEAARSGWRAHQLGIVFQFYNLLPMLNAAGNVELPLLLKPLSARARRDRVEKVLDLVGLSGRGRQNPASMSGGQQQRVGIARAIVSDPALLLCDEPTGDLDRKSADEVLAMLGFLNRELGKTIIMVTHDGEAAAKAGRTLHLDKGVFVDQMEMAS
- a CDS encoding ABC transporter permease, with product MTFFKLARKSALRKPVRSLLLMLSVGMAFLIHGVTASFINGTQGTEAASDTLLGVMSATGRALPMAYLPRIEALDGVAAVSPVMRLRGSIGDARNVVAVSAGDPEKLMEVSGKELGLTPALSGALQTGRDNVLVGRALATAQGWKVGDRLTLKAFRVKHSGGDRDWHFEIAGIFDGASPSTDTYFMIAHYDYINMGRERGANTASTFALKPASNVTPQKLAAQIDTLFANSAAPTRTMSEKQFLSAFLSQYADVKQVVTLVVGASFITLLMIVTNTMIFALRERRFEIGVLKVLGLRSWHILLMVLGEALFVFVIGGLLGLGLAKVASLAAPAELGLVLGVSTALQSAIFMVLLGLIAGLLPALLAMRTPILSAFKMR